In Haloarcula sp. H-GB4, a single genomic region encodes these proteins:
- a CDS encoding CopG family ribbon-helix-helix protein has product MGVVSISMPDELEERIDTFADEHGYTGRSEVVREAVRNLMGEFEDKRLEDRELMAIVTVLFDYETTTVEEKMMHLRHDHESIVASNFHSHVGDRYCMELFVLEGQLDDISAFVGKVRATKDTLSVDYSVLPVDDINMFT; this is encoded by the coding sequence CGAACTGGAGGAGCGAATCGACACGTTCGCCGACGAACACGGGTACACGGGTCGCAGCGAGGTCGTTCGGGAAGCGGTCCGGAATCTGATGGGGGAGTTCGAGGACAAGCGGCTGGAGGACCGCGAACTGATGGCGATCGTCACTGTGTTGTTCGACTACGAGACGACAACCGTTGAGGAGAAAATGATGCATCTCCGTCACGACCACGAGTCCATCGTCGCGTCGAACTTCCACAGTCACGTCGGCGACCGGTACTGTATGGAACTATTCGTGCTGGAGGGACAGCTAGATGACATTTCCGCATTTGTCGGCAAAGTCCGTGCCACGAAAGACACGCTGTCTGTCGATTACTCGGTGCTGCCAGTTGATGACATCAACATGTTCACGTGA